A DNA window from Aspergillus nidulans FGSC A4 chromosome V contains the following coding sequences:
- a CDS encoding cytochrome b5-like heme/steroid binding domain-containing protein (transcript_id=CADANIAT00002896): protein MSNEPGTEAQPSTETAAAIVDAASPPSRAESKSDAIPITTDKIYTEDDLLIHNKDGDLWLAIDGTVYDLTKFSEEHPGGKKILLGVAGADASKKYRKYHGDNILQRYALEYKIGTLRVEAKKEPGRLFSIFKRRK, encoded by the exons ATGTCAAACGAACCAGGAACAGAAGCGCAACCATCCACTGAGACAGCGGCAGCGATAGTCGACGCAGCCTCGCCTCCCAGCAGGGCCGAATCTAAGTCGGACGCGATCCCCATAACAACCGACAAAATCTACACTGAAGACgatctcctcatccacaacAAAGACGGCGATCTGTGGCTCGCTATTGACGGGACGGTCTACGACCTGACGAAATTCTCTGAAGAGCATCcgggtggaaagaaga TTCTACTCGGAGTGGCCGGCGCAGATGCAAGCAAGAAGTACCGCAAGTATCACGGTGATAATATTCTGCAGAGGTATGCGCTGGAGTATAAGATCGGGACGTTGAGAGttgaagcgaagaaggagccGGGCAGATTATTTTCGATATTTAAGCGGAGGAAATGA
- a CDS encoding uncharacterized protein (transcript_id=CADANIAT00002897), with translation MLRVTAGGNKLLWKPPFPPIFSSAISGAMEYANLQELGWATLTSDDANAESKAADAEEKQAPQLIWPDDLP, from the exons ATGTTGAG GGTTACCGCCGGCGGCAACAAACTT TTATGGAAGCCGCCTTTTCCACCCATATTTTCTTCAGCCATAAGCGGTGCCATGGAGTATGCAAATCTTCAGGAACTGGGATGGGCGACGCTCACCAGCGACGACGCTAACGCCGAGTCAAAAGCAGCCGACGCAGAAGAAAAACAGGCACCGCAGTTGATATGGCCCGATGACTTACCCTGA
- a CDS encoding uncharacterized protein (transcript_id=CADANIAT00002898), which translates to MIISLRGNMQIRRYINPYTSRANNGCVSVCSLSIQTINSFKPPQWPRALEGLMQMTRLNSWTAPLWIFLVNHYNRSPSSPERY; encoded by the exons ATGATCATCAGTCTCAGGGGCAATATGCAGATACGACGATACATCAATCCGTACACTTCACGAGCCAACAATGGCTGTGTCTCAGTATGCTCGCTGAGTATTCAAACAATCAATTCATTCAAGCCCCCACAATGGCCGCGTGCATTAGAGGGTTTGATGCAGATGACGCGGCTCAACTCTTGGACGGCTCCA CTCTGGATATTCTTGGTCAACCACTACAACAGAAGTCCGTCCTCCCCAGAGCGATACTAA
- a CDS encoding putative mannan endo-1,6-alpha-mannosidase dfgB (transcript_id=CADANIAT00002899): MRLAILGALLASLGRISALEIQLNDPQSIKDAASKTAYGSLLWYSGNETGGNPGAFPEKWWEGSALFMSLMLYWYYTGDSQYNSLITQGMQHQAGNGDYLPSNYSSYLGYDDQFFWGATAMLAAEIGFPEDDVEYSWLSLAQGVYNTQIRAWDTSNCGGGLRWQMFPYQAGYAMKNSISNAGLFQLAARLARYTNNDTYAEKAQMVWDWVVSSPLVNNKTWNVADSTDINDGCTSQGNNQWSYNYGAFLMGAAYMYNYTEKAEWKTVVDGLLGKLLDEFFPEQYGGGKIFSEYLCEPKALCNYNEILFKGIVSTWITFVGLIVPETYDRIFAKLQTSAQAAALSCSGAGNNTCGIKWYKSSWDGSIGMEQQIIATDVLSSVLVSEKSNPPLTTKTGGNSTSDPNAGTSDSKHNTGEAKPITTGDRAGAGILTVVFVGLWGAMIAWMVLGEGL, from the exons ATGCGTCTAGCTATCCTGGGGGCCCTGCTGGCCTCGCTCGGTCGCATTTCTGCCCTCGAAATCCAGCTCAATGATCCTC AATCCATCAAAGACGCCGCTTCGAAAACCGCCTATGGATCGCTGTTATGGTATTCAGGGAACGAGACCGGTGGGAATCCCGGTGCATTCCCGGAGAAATGGTGGGAAGGCAGTGCTTTGTTTATGAGTTTGATGCTCTATTGGTACTACACGGGCGACTCGCAGTACAATAGCCTGATCACTCAGGGGATGCAACACCAGGCGGGGAACGGCGACTATCTACCATCCAACTACAGCAGTTACTTA GGTTACGATGATCAGTTCTTCTGGGGCGCCACCGCCATGCTCGCCGCCGAAATCGGGTTTCCCGAAGACGATGTGGAATACTCGTGGTTATCGCTTGCGCAGGGTGTGTACAATACACAGATTAGAGCTTGGGACACGTCAAATTGCGGTGGTGGTCTGCGATGGCAGATGTTTCCCTACCAGGCTGGTTATGCCATGAAGAACTCCATTTCCAATGCCggtctcttccagctcgctGCGCGTCTTGCCCGGTATACAAACAACGACACATACGCGGAAAAAGCTCAGATGGTCTGGGACTGGGTTGTTTCCTCGCCGTTAGTGAACAACAAGACGTGGAACGTGGCCGATTCGACCGATATCAACGACGGCTGTACTTCGCAGGGAAATAACCAGTGGTCCTACAATTATGGCGCATTCCTCATGGGCGCCGCCTACATGTATAACTat ACTGAGAAAGCTGAATGGAAAACAGTTGTCGACGGTCTACTTGGCAAACTCCTGGACGAATTCTTTCCTGAACAGTACGGCGGCGGTAAAATCTTCTCTGAATATCTATGCGAACCCAAAGCGCTCTGCAATTACAACGAAATTCTTTTCAAAGGCATAGTCTCGACATGGATCACATTCGTTGGCTTGATTGTCCCGGAAACTTACGATCGTATTTTCGCCAAACTCCAAACGTCCGCTCAAGCGGCGGCCCTCTCCTGCAGCGGAGCTGGCAACAACACGTGTGGCATCAAATGGTACAAGTCAAGCTGGGACGGTTCAATCGGTATGGAGCAACAGATTATTGCGACTGATGTCCTCTCGTCTGTCCTTGTTTCGGAAAAGTCAAACCCTCCTCTCACCACCAAGACCGGTGGAAACAGTACAAGCGACCCAAATGCCGGTACAAGTGATAGCAAGCATAATACAGGCGAGGCGAAACCTATTACCACTGGTGATCGCGCGGGCGCTGGCATTCTGACGGTGGTTTTTGTTGGGCTCTGGGGTGCTATGATTGCGTGGATGGTCCTGGGCGAGGGACTGTAG
- a CDS encoding MARVEL domain-containing protein (transcript_id=CADANIAT00002900): MQIVNSIVRIFQAISAIIVLGISVDLARGQDTRLQSVPPATGYAAFCGGFGTLVSFIGIISLFISSLEGLITLSLDALSGVTMLASGIAYAVLLRHTDCSNAYYSEATWRNELLSGGCVEIGDGIGCRYGGREEEGKLKSRCASAKADTAFMFTSFVACIGIVGYSFFARGRGKGVSYA, from the exons ATGCAAATAGTCAACTCAATAGTGCGCATCTTCCAG GCCATCTCCGCCATTATAGTCCTCGGCATCTCCGTTGACCTCGCTCGTGGCCAAGACACCAGACTCCAGTCCGTCCCACCTGCGACAGGGTACGCCGCGTTCTGCGGCGGGTTCGGCACCCTGGTCTCCTTTATTGGAATTATCTCTCTTTTCATATCATCGCTTGAAGGACTCATCACGCTTTCTCTAGATGCTCTTAGTGGAGTGACGATGTTGGCGAGTGGGATT GCATACGCCGTCCTGCTCCGGCATACGGATTGTAGCAACGCGTACTACAGCGAAGCCACCTGGAGAAACGAGTTGCTTAGCGGTGGGTGTGTTGAAATTGGGGACGGCATAGGGTGTCGGTATGGAGGgcgagaggaggaggggaagctgaagagtAGATGTGCTTCTGCAAAGGCAGACACTGCGTTCATGTTTACCAGCTTTGTGGCTTGTATCGGGATTGTGGGGTATAGCTTTTTTGCGAGAGGAAGGGGGAAGGGCGTCAGTTATGCTTGA
- a CDS encoding uncharacterized protein (transcript_id=CADANIAT00002901): MTDQVAKGKTSLDQPMAVDASQNPAFEDVKIADAERDAAPASISSAHKPKPRSLWVAWLYLFDWYPSHYSKQERKLLFKLDCVLLPLCCLAYFIKWLDQVNINNAYSSGMKEDLNLYGNEYSLFGTFYNIGYMLFEIPSMMIMSRPKFARYFLPTMEVCWSVLTFAQSRLRNHHDIYGLRFLLGVLETPVSSGTMYILSSWYRGDELFKRAGVWFVSSNLGSFAGGYLQAAAHETLDGVHGMAGWRWLFIIDGCISLPIALGSFFFFPGLPHGEKVWWLTDADHRLCVQRMRNEGVRESRKIGKRMLRRVFTHWHFYIAVFTYIFFQCTSYVAGQMILWLKDQADRYGTWTVSQINMIPTGVQAVSVFAGVLATSLVMVYPPWAVMGVVASVLLFSNVCLLVWDIPLGLKFTAYYLLGFTSCVTPILFPWVNMVMRDDSEARAFTSGAMMTFGWVFFSFYPITVFPVVEAPKWRKGYAVNTIFVICWCTLFMVGQWLWRRDVKAGKYSVGEYAIKDKEEESDGKDIDAKREVLEHVEVLDGKGAKA, encoded by the exons ATGACCGACCAAGTCGCTAAAGGGAAGACTAGCCTCGACCAGCCCATGGCCGTGGATGCATCGCAAAACCCAGCATTCGAAGATGTTAAGatcgccgacgccgagagAGATGCCGCTCCTGCCTCTATCAGTTCCGCCCACAAGCCCAAGCCGCGCTCTCTATGGGTCGCCTGGCTTTACCTCTTCGATTGGTATCCGAGCCACTACTCAAAGCAGGAGCGCAAGCTGCTCTTCAAGCTGGACTGCGTCCTGCTGCCGCTTTGCTGTCTGGCAT ACTTTATCAAATGGCTCGACCAAGTCAACATCAATAACGCCTACTCCTCGGGAATGAAAGAGGACCTCAATTTGTATGGAAACGAGTACTCGCTCTTCGGCACCTTCTACAATATCGGCTACATGCTCTTTGAGATTCCcagcatgatgataatgTCGCGGCCCAAATTTGCGCGCTATTTCCTGCCGACCATGGAAGTGTGCTGGTCCGTCCTCACATTCGCACAATCCCGGCTCCGCAATCACCACGATATCTACGGTCTTCGGTTTCTTCTTGGTGTCCTTGAGACCCCCGTGTCCAGCGGTACCATGTATATCCTTTCCTCCTGGTACAGGGGcgacgagctcttcaagcGCGCAGGTGTCTGGTTCGTCTCGAGCAATCTCGGCTCCTTCGCAGGCGGGTATCTACAAGCCGCAGCGCACGAGACGCTAGACGGTGTCCATGGGATGGCCGGGTGGCGGTGGCTATTCATTATCGATGGGTGCATCAGCTTGCCAATTGCCCTGGgaagtttcttcttcttccctggTCTGCCGCACGGGGAGAAAGTGTGGTGGTTGACGGACGCTGATCATAGGCTCTGTGTTCAGAGGATGCGGAACGAGGGTGTGAGGGAAAGCCGGAAAATTGGGAAACGCATGCTCAGGAGAGTGTTTACCCATTGGCACTTCTATATCGCAGTCTTTACGTACATCTT CTTCCAATGCACCTCCTACGTTGCCGGCCAGATGATCCTCTGGTTAAAAGACCAGGCAGATCGATATGGTACCTGGACAGTGTCTCAGATCAATATGATTCCGACGGGCGTACAGGCTGTTTCTGTGTTTGCCGGTGTACTGGCGACATCTCTGGTCATGGTATATCCGCCCTGGGCTGTCATGGGCGTTGTTGCCTCCGTCCTGCTCTTCTCGAATGTCTGCCTTTTGGTCTGGGATATTCCGCTGGGACTGAAAT TTACTGCATACTACCTTCTCGGCTTCACCTCGTGTGTCACGCCAATCCTCTTCCCGTGGGTGAACATGGTCATGCGCGATGACTCCGAAGCCAGAGCGTTTACGTCTGGGGCTATG ATGACGTTTGGCtgggtcttcttcagcttctacCCGATCACCGTGTTCCCTGTCGTAGAAGCACCTAAATGGCGCAAGGGATACGCGGTCAACACGATCTTTGTTATCTGCTGGTGCACGCTGTTTATGGTTGGTCAGTGGCTGTGGAGACGAGATGTCAAGGCCGGGAAGTACAGCGTTGGTGAGTACGCTatcaaggacaaagaggaagagagcgaTGGGAAGGATATCGATGCTAAAAGAGAAGTGCTGGAGCATGTtgaggtcttggatgggAAGGGCGCGAAGGCTTAG
- a CDS encoding DUF2264 domain-containing protein (transcript_id=CADANIAT00002902) → MPPLSGFSDNAFTTRSDLVCAAKSLLSALESYKSPFKARIRLSVATAAGFDETAAQLEGFARPLWVVPFLLEDRCETLDLQSWVDGLRAGVDPKSSEYWGDLGDFDQRMVEMESIAVALLARPDAFLDKLNDVHRKNLITWLRQMNRHKIPQNNWLWFRVFVNLALIRSLGVPRDELQDEITAALNTLDTFNIGQGWSSDGLWDDGRKQADYYSGSFAIQFAQLLYVRFAGEEDQPRAKRYCQSAKDFGSVFWRYFDPDGAAIPFGRSMTYRFAFAAFWSAAACAGVQLDEPVSSLGAIKGLLLRHLRWWSKQPHIFNVDGTLNIGYTYPNMYMAENYNSPQSVYWCLKAFIVLMLPEAHPFWKTPELPHPSASKTEPSPRQVELLWPPRHILVNSPEHHFLLSSGQMTKKGHKAREAKYGKLAYSSAFAFSVPCGMLLEQTAPDSTLAVSFDGGESWRVRDAPVQERALDVHCSTGQKDGTVPGLFSVWQPWRYIEMRVSTVLVPLGEVYPGWHVRVHRIQGTSEQRGLSEDIQLVDSGFAISSETASGGFITAAQPNSQTFEGRYSEPGSCLIISRAGASGIADLTANTQFLVSSSGKEMVYVQSRVFCFRPDPNTNLIASRGFLPSVRHDLPLSSLGNSREIWLVSGVFAVAASAGLGHESVRDMWMKRPKLFIRAAGDDLDISVT, encoded by the exons ATGCCGCCTCTATCAGGCTTCTCAGACAACGCCTTCACCACACGATCAGACCTAGTCTGCGCTGCAAAGTCCCTGCTCTCTGCGCTCGAGTCCTACAAAAGTCCCTTCAAGGCCCGAATCAGGCTCTCAGTCGCAACCGCAGCTGGATTCGACGAGACCGCCGCGCAGCTAGAAGGATTCGCGCGTCCGCTATGGGTCGTCCCGTTTCTCCTCGAAGACAGGTGCGAGACCCTCGATCTCCAGTCGTGGGTCGACGGCCTGCGCGCTGGAGTAGACCCAAAGAGTTCGGAATACTGGGGTGATCTTGGGGACTTTGATCAACGGATGGTCGAGATGGAGTCTATTGCCGTTGCGCTTCTGGCTAGGCCCGATGCATTTCTCGATAAATTGAATGATGTTCACAGAAAGAACCTTATTACATGGCTCAGACAGATGAACAGACACAAAATACCACAGAACAACTGGCTTTGGTTCCGCGTATTTGTGAACCTTGCTCTCATCAGATCCCTCGGCGTCCCTAGAGATGAACTCCAAGACGAAATCACCGCTGCTCTTAACACACTCGACACATTCAATATTGGCCAGGGCTGGTCGAGTGACGGACTATGGGATGATGGGCGGAAACAAGCAGATTACTATTCAGGCAGCTTCGCCATCCAGTTTGCGCAGTTGCTGTATGTACGGTTTGCGGGTGAAGAGGATCAGCCCAGGGCAAAGAGATATTGTCAGTCTGCCAAGGATTTCGGGTCTGTTTTCTGGCGGTATTTTGATCCTGATG GCGCTGCTATCCCCTTCGGCCGCAGCATGACATACCGTTTCGCATTTGCAGCGTTCTGGTCTGCTGCGGCTTGCGCAGGTGTCCAGCTTGACGAGCCCGTCAGTAGCCTAGGAGCCATCAAGGGGCTGCTTCTCCGGCATCTACGCTGGTGGTCAAAACAGCCGCACATCTTCAACGTCGACGGCACGCTGAACATCGGCTACACGTACCCCAACATGTACATGGCCGAGAACTACAACTCGCCGCAATCGGTCTACTGGTGTCTGAAGGCATTTATCGTCCTAATGCTCCCGGAGGCACATCCGTTCTGGAAGACGCCCGAGCTTCCTCACCCCTCCGCTTCCAAAACTGAACCATCACCTCGACAGGTGGAACTCCTCTGGCCGCCTCGTCATATCCTGGTCAACAGTCCTGAGCACCATTTTCTCCTCTCATCCGGTCAGATGACAAAAAAGGGACATAAAGCACGCGAAGCAAAGTACGGGAAACTGGCATACTCGTCTGCGTTTGCGTTCAGTGTTCCTTGTGGGATGCTCCTTGAGCAAACAGCGCCGGACAGTACGCTCGCTGTGAGTTTCGATGGCGGCGAGAGTTGGAGAGTGAGGGATGCTCCAGTCCAGGAAAGGGCTTTGGACGTGCACTGCAGTACCGGCCAGAAGGACGGCACGGTCCCGGGGCTATTCAGTGTTTGGCAGCCGTGGAGGTATATTGAGATGAGGGTCTCAACGGTGTTGGTTCCGCTGGGAGAGGTCTATCCAGGGTGGCATGTGAGGGTGCATAGAATACAAGGGACCTCCGAACAACGAGGACTGTCGGAGGATATTCAACTTGTCGACTCAGGATTTGCAATCAGTAGCGAAACAGCTTCTGGTGGTTTTATCACCGCGGCCCAGCCGAACTCTCAAACTTTCGAAGGACGCTACTCAGAGCCGGGGAGTTGTTTGATCATATCTCGTGCTGGAGCGAGTGGAATCGCTGATTTAACGGCTAATACTCAGTTCCTAGTCTCgagcagcggcaaagagATGGTTTATGTACAGAGCAGAGTGTTTTGTTTCAGACCTGATCCGAACACGAATCTCATCGCGTCGAGGGGTTTTCTCCCGTCGGTACGCCATGATCTTCCTCTCAGTAGTTTGGGTAACAGTAGGGAAATTTGGCTTGTCTCTGGCGTTTTTGCAGTTGCGGCGTCCGCGGGCTTAGGGCACGAAAGTGTGCGTGATATGTGGATGAAGCGGCCGAAGCTGTTTATCCGGGCAGCTGGGGATGATTTGGACATTAGTGTCACGTAG
- a CDS encoding uncharacterized protein (transcript_id=CADANIAT00002903) gives MNGHSISCTSSTSSSPDGLSPLPKKRKADSITSLSDGQTDSDETPVTPQILRDQAPQYDVPDLFDENILAKVFRTASASLNDPKVFTKPTGVPIGYPEIVPQDGPSFGQYEFRDPEFWTCGFFPGSLYALLERSIKYPHCVSIRSSIKIQDVRTQLRSLSKAWSKSLHSMAFRTDTHDIGFIVMPALKRDWELSGNEQSLRSITQAAWSLATRYVPTAGAIRSWDCLVKKEITVTDQSENVLVIVDSLCNLDLLFYASAHTGDDSFAKLAEIHARTLLRTHLREENGIVVPKGGYQGQLYSTCHVANIDPANGSLKWRWTAQGYSNDSTWSRGQAWAILGYAQTYMWTKDTSFLDAACGTAEYFLHRLETAPLCVEIPLDVYSPCLSTAGNKKRRSTKGRHVPLWDFDAPVDPSSPLRDSSAGLIAANGMLVLFQALLSTGQDKLARRFLDAAVEIVGDTINLCLALEKAQLVGEGSNISVEDSTPGYTVSQIELQSPVSHTQVSIRVGDVGPPCSRYQCPS, from the exons ATGAACGGCCATTCGATATCTTGTACATCCAGtacatcctcctcacctGATGGATTGTCGCCACTACCGAAGAAACGAAAGGCCGATAGCATAACCTCCCTCTCCGATGGCCAGACCGATTCCGATGAAACGCCCGTAACACCTCAGATACTCCGAGATCAAGCCCCTCAGTACGACGTTCCTGATCTTTTCGACGAAAATATCCTTGCAAAAGTCTTCCGGACAGCATCTGCATCACTAAACGATCCCAAGGTCTTCACCAAACCAACAGGAGTACCTATCGGCTATCCAGAAATTGTACCGCAAGACGGGCCCAGTTTCGGCCAATACGAGTTCAGAGATCCTGAATTTTGGACGTGCGGATTTTTCCCTGGCAGTCTCTATGCACTCCTTGAGCGATCCATCAAGTACCCTCATTGCGTCTCCATCAGATCTAGCATTAAGATCCAGGACGTACGAACACAGCTTCGCTCATTAAGCAAAGCATGGTCTAAGTCATTACACAGCATGGCCTTCCGAACAGATACGCATGATATCGGGTTCATAGTCATGCCAGCTCTGAAGCGAGATTGGGAACTGTCCGGAAATGAACAAAGCCTGAGGTCAATTACACAGGCAGCGTGGAGTCTTGCAACAAGGTACGTTCCCACAGCAGGAGCAATCAGGAGCTGGGACTGTCTGgtgaaaaaggagattacgGTCACCGACCAAAGCGAGAATGTGCTCGTGATCGTTGACAGTCTATGCAATCTTGATTTACTATTTTATGCATCCGCGCACACGGGAGACGATTCCTTTGCGAAGTTGGCAGAAATACATGCCCGGACATTGTTACGAACGCATCTTCGAGAGGAGAATGGCATTGTCGTCCCGAAAGGTGGATACCAGGGGCAACTGTACTCAACATGTCATGTTGCGAATATAGACCCTGCAAATGGTAGCCTGAAATGGCGGTGGACAGCGCAAGGATACAGCAACGACTCAACCTGGTCCCGTGGCCAGGCTTGGGCAATACTTGGGTACGCGCAGACATACATGTGGACGAAGGACACCAGCTTTTTAGATGCTGCATGCGGTACGGCGGAGTACTTCCTTCATAGACTCGAAACAGCGCCTTTATGCGTTGAGATCCCACTTGACGTGTATTCTCCGTGTCTATCCACTGCCGGTAAcaaaaaaaggagaagcacAAAAGGCCGCCACGTCCCGCTTTGGGACTTCGACGCACCTGTTGACCCTTCATCGCCCTTGCGAGATTCCTCAGCCGGCCTCATTGCAGCCAACGGGatgctggtcttgtttcAAGCGCTTCTCTCCACTGGTCAAGACAAGCTTGCACGGCGCTTTCTAGACGCTGCGGTGGAGATTGTCGGGGATACTATCAATCTATGTCTGGCGTTGGAGAAAGCTCAGCTTGTGGGGGAGGGCTCCAATATCAGTGTTGAGGATAGCACCCCTGGGT ATACAGTGTCGCAAATAGAATT GCAATCTCCTGTTTCTCACACACAAGTAAGTATACGAGTGGGTGACGTCGGTCCGCCTTGTTCTCGTTATCAGTGTCCGTCATAG
- a CDS encoding uncharacterized protein (transcript_id=CADANIAT00002904) has translation MLYKTRNRSLKLLPSTTTEPDLSAPSELEFSGNVYLELIHRDPKVATANVTFAPCARIHWHTHEEGQVIKVTTGNGWICDKGKKPRRIKAGDVI, from the exons ATGCTATATAAGACCAGAAATCGCTCATTAAAGCTTCTACCCTCGACCACTACCGAACCTGACCTGAGCGCACCTTCTGAGCTCGAG TTCAGTGGCAACGTCTACCTCGAGCTCATTCACCGCGATCCGAAAGTTGCAACCGCCAATGTTACGTTCGCTCCGTGTGCCCGCATTCACTGGCACACGCACGAGGAGGGGCAGGTCATCAAAGTCACGACCGGAAATGGCTGGATATGCGAcaagggaaagaagccaAGACGGATAAAGGCAGGGGATGTGATCTGA